A genomic region of Methanomassiliicoccus sp. contains the following coding sequences:
- a CDS encoding phosphoglycolate phosphatase yields the protein MTIKAVVVDVDGTLTDMEKVMFTSGIEALREVQSRGVPVSIASGNVLPVTYGLSTYLGLRGPMVAENGGVVCYKERIYQLSEGVLPEQAYEHLRTRMPVERLFTDNWRRTEVALRRTMDVEKVKAALEGWNITIEVTGFAIHLMDPGHGKVAGVRKVAEILGIELSEIASFGDSDNDAGMLRECGESVAVANASPAAKSAARYVSPFPHAAGVIDGLRRLGLL from the coding sequence ATGACAATCAAGGCCGTGGTGGTCGACGTCGATGGCACGCTCACGGATATGGAAAAGGTGATGTTCACATCCGGGATCGAAGCTCTGCGGGAGGTCCAGAGTAGGGGCGTCCCGGTCAGCATCGCTTCCGGGAACGTGCTTCCCGTCACCTATGGGCTCTCAACATACCTGGGGCTCAGAGGACCGATGGTGGCGGAGAACGGGGGAGTGGTCTGTTATAAGGAGAGGATCTATCAGCTCTCCGAGGGGGTCCTGCCCGAGCAGGCCTACGAGCACCTGCGCACCAGGATGCCTGTGGAACGCCTGTTCACAGATAACTGGAGGAGGACCGAGGTGGCCCTCCGCCGCACCATGGACGTGGAGAAGGTGAAGGCCGCGCTGGAAGGTTGGAACATAACCATCGAGGTCACTGGATTTGCGATACATCTAATGGACCCAGGCCACGGCAAGGTGGCGGGGGTGCGTAAGGTGGCTGAGATCCTGGGTATAGAGCTGTCGGAGATCGCTTCCTTCGGAGACTCCGATAATGACGCGGGGATGCTCAGGGAGTGCGGAGAGAGCGTTGCTGTAGCCAACGCCTCTCCGGCGGCAAAGAGTGCGGCACGGTATGTGAGCCCTTTTCCTCATGCCGCGGGGGTCATTGATGGCCTAAGAAGATTGGGGCTGTTGTAG
- a CDS encoding DUF362 domain-containing protein — protein MSEVFFADLRAGQASQSVLTKVQRLYRKAKLGETFRPGDLVAVKTHFGEEGNTAYLRPELVSKVVDMVIKGGGKPFLTDSSTLYKGMRTNAVDHLRLAARHGYTYPVVNAPVIIADGLKGTDYVEVPVNLKHCTTVKVGSVVQDADAIITVSHFKGHGLTGFGGALKNVGMGLGSRRGKMEMHALVRAQVVKERCKGCGQCLLRCPPGAIRLKGRKATVDPEKCIGCGECNVACRYGAIDLGDWNNYIALQERIVEYCYGILKGKEGKNGFITFVIDVSPLCDCYEFNDVPIVPDIGILASKDIVAIDQAAADLVKAAPGMQGSMLKGDLSPGSDKLREIVDADWSAQLRYAEELGLGERSYDLIKVR, from the coding sequence ATGTCAGAGGTCTTTTTCGCCGATCTGAGGGCCGGTCAGGCCAGCCAGAGCGTTCTCACCAAGGTTCAAAGGCTGTACCGGAAGGCCAAGCTGGGGGAGACCTTCCGACCCGGGGACCTTGTCGCTGTAAAGACCCACTTCGGGGAGGAAGGGAACACCGCCTACCTCCGCCCGGAGCTGGTGTCCAAGGTGGTGGATATGGTCATCAAGGGCGGAGGAAAACCTTTCCTGACCGACAGCAGCACCCTCTACAAGGGCATGCGAACCAACGCCGTGGACCATCTTCGGCTGGCGGCACGGCACGGTTACACCTATCCTGTAGTCAACGCCCCCGTAATCATCGCCGACGGTCTGAAGGGAACCGACTATGTGGAGGTTCCCGTGAACCTGAAGCACTGCACCACGGTCAAAGTGGGATCGGTCGTCCAGGACGCCGATGCAATCATCACGGTATCCCATTTCAAGGGCCATGGGCTAACCGGATTCGGAGGGGCCCTCAAGAACGTGGGCATGGGGTTGGGGTCGAGACGGGGGAAGATGGAGATGCATGCGCTAGTCCGGGCCCAGGTCGTGAAGGAGCGCTGCAAGGGATGCGGGCAGTGCCTGCTCCGCTGCCCTCCCGGGGCCATAAGGCTAAAGGGGAGGAAGGCCACGGTGGACCCTGAGAAGTGCATAGGCTGTGGCGAGTGCAACGTGGCCTGCCGCTACGGGGCCATCGACCTGGGAGACTGGAACAACTATATCGCCCTTCAGGAGAGGATCGTCGAGTACTGTTACGGGATCCTCAAGGGAAAGGAAGGGAAGAATGGTTTCATCACCTTCGTGATCGACGTGTCCCCCCTGTGCGACTGCTATGAGTTCAATGATGTACCCATAGTGCCAGACATTGGCATTCTGGCATCGAAGGATATCGTGGCCATCGATCAGGCGGCGGCGGACCTGGTGAAGGCCGCTCCAGGTATGCAGGGGAGCATGCTTAAGGGTGATCTTTCACCAGGTTCCGACAAGCTACGGGAGATAGTGGATGCGGATTGGAGCGCGCAGCTACGGTATGCCGAGGAGCTGGGGCTAGGCGAGAGGAGCTACGACCTGATCAAGGTTAGATGA
- the gatB gene encoding Asp-tRNA(Asn)/Glu-tRNA(Gln) amidotransferase subunit GatB encodes MRIGLEIHVQLPTRSKLFCGCSTGGDGPNSMVCPVCLGFPGSRPFLNRKALEMGILITKFLNCKITDRVWFSRKTYFYPDLPKNFQITQYESALGFDGHFMVGEKRIGIWRVHIEEDPGRIKRVGRAGEEVSLIDYNRSGVPLVEIVTAPDLSSPAEARDFLTDLIIELRRLIGVSGEDQTMRVDANISVGEDRVEIKNITGLKNVEKGLKSEVTRQTKLLAVGKRIVRETRHYDESRGVTLPGREKEQEADYGYIGEPDLGTYLIGPLAVSMVVPETPLVRANRMQKEHGIGAQAARQIVLTDWELADLFESLSRRVGGETAMSWTMGPISSGWKVLKANADGAWEKVTDIVMAVSEGRMSDSEGRLRIVALSGGQEIEETNNGPSTDLDSLIVRLVDQHPEVVKDFNKGNEKAANFLIGLVMKETKGQFASKVIAEKMKKELGKRV; translated from the coding sequence ATGAGGATCGGACTAGAGATACACGTACAGCTGCCGACCCGCTCCAAGCTCTTCTGCGGCTGCTCTACAGGCGGGGACGGCCCCAACAGCATGGTATGTCCAGTGTGCCTGGGGTTCCCTGGCTCGAGACCATTTCTGAACAGGAAGGCCCTGGAGATGGGGATCCTCATCACCAAGTTCCTCAACTGCAAGATCACCGACCGGGTCTGGTTCTCCCGGAAAACTTACTTCTATCCCGACCTGCCCAAGAACTTCCAGATCACACAATACGAGAGCGCTTTAGGCTTCGACGGTCACTTCATGGTGGGCGAGAAGCGCATCGGCATCTGGAGGGTGCACATCGAGGAGGACCCGGGGAGGATCAAGAGGGTCGGACGCGCAGGCGAAGAGGTATCCTTGATCGATTACAACCGCTCGGGCGTTCCCCTCGTGGAGATCGTCACCGCACCGGACCTCTCCTCCCCCGCAGAGGCCCGGGACTTCCTTACTGACCTCATCATAGAGCTCAGGAGACTGATAGGAGTATCGGGCGAGGACCAGACCATGCGTGTGGACGCCAACATCTCCGTGGGCGAGGACAGGGTGGAGATAAAGAACATCACCGGCCTCAAGAACGTGGAGAAGGGGCTGAAATCCGAGGTCACCCGCCAGACCAAGCTCCTGGCCGTGGGCAAGAGGATCGTTCGCGAGACCCGTCACTATGACGAATCGCGGGGTGTGACCCTCCCTGGCCGGGAGAAGGAGCAGGAGGCCGATTATGGCTACATAGGCGAACCGGACCTGGGAACCTATCTCATCGGCCCCCTAGCGGTGAGCATGGTGGTCCCGGAGACCCCACTGGTGCGGGCGAACCGCATGCAGAAGGAGCACGGAATAGGCGCTCAGGCGGCCCGGCAGATCGTCCTCACAGACTGGGAACTGGCAGATCTGTTCGAATCGTTGTCCCGCCGGGTGGGGGGAGAGACCGCGATGAGCTGGACCATGGGACCGATCAGCTCCGGGTGGAAGGTCTTGAAGGCCAACGCCGATGGAGCCTGGGAGAAGGTCACGGACATCGTTATGGCGGTCTCCGAGGGGAGAATGTCCGATAGCGAGGGCCGTCTCCGCATCGTGGCTCTTTCTGGAGGTCAGGAGATAGAGGAGACGAACAACGGCCCCTCCACGGACCTGGACAGCCTCATCGTACGCCTCGTTGACCAGCACCCAGAGGTCGTCAAGGACTTCAATAAGGGGAACGAGAAGGCGGCGAACTTCCTGATCGGCCTGGTGATGAAGGAGACCAAGGGACAGTTCGCGTCCAAGGTCATCGCAGAAAAGATGAAGAAGGAATTGGGGAAAAGGGTTTAG
- a CDS encoding GTP cyclohydrolase I FolE2, with translation MPSDVQNRKMENGFMLTRVGVTGVKKPVVVTRGGRTTTLFCTLDVFVDLPSTQKGSHLSRNLEAINEAVSASIKEPISGIEVIAANICRALREKHEYSTFAEVHLVADYFLERPGPSGKRNLEAFKIMADAISRNDDGLKKMVGVEVVGMTACPCAMETVREQYCNNVIMEGDLPVISHNQRNVATLMVEVPEDCDVEANDLIDVVELSFSSATYEVLKRSDEAKVVLQAHQRPKFVEDVVRTMLSFVLERYPQLPDTVQVTVRSESEESIHKHNAFAERVATLGDLRNLR, from the coding sequence ATACCAAGCGACGTACAGAACCGCAAGATGGAGAACGGGTTCATGCTCACTAGAGTGGGCGTCACTGGCGTGAAGAAGCCTGTGGTGGTCACCCGAGGCGGCCGAACGACCACGCTCTTCTGCACCCTGGATGTGTTCGTAGACCTCCCCTCGACCCAGAAGGGATCCCACCTGTCCCGAAACCTGGAAGCTATCAATGAGGCCGTGAGCGCGAGCATCAAGGAGCCCATATCCGGGATCGAGGTCATAGCCGCTAACATCTGCCGAGCATTGCGGGAGAAGCATGAGTATTCCACCTTTGCTGAGGTCCATCTGGTAGCCGACTACTTCTTGGAGAGGCCGGGCCCCAGTGGGAAGCGGAACCTGGAAGCGTTCAAGATCATGGCCGATGCCATCAGCCGGAACGACGATGGCCTTAAGAAGATGGTGGGCGTGGAAGTTGTGGGCATGACCGCCTGTCCCTGCGCGATGGAGACCGTGAGGGAGCAGTACTGCAACAACGTCATCATGGAAGGGGACCTACCAGTGATCAGTCATAACCAGAGGAACGTGGCCACCTTGATGGTGGAGGTACCCGAGGACTGTGATGTGGAGGCCAACGACCTGATCGATGTTGTCGAGCTGTCCTTCTCCTCCGCGACCTACGAGGTCCTCAAGCGTTCCGACGAGGCCAAGGTGGTCCTGCAGGCGCATCAGCGGCCCAAGTTCGTGGAGGACGTGGTGCGGACCATGCTGTCCTTCGTCCTCGAACGGTATCCCCAACTTCCGGACACCGTGCAGGTTACTGTGCGCAGCGAGAGCGAGGAGTCCATCCACAAGCACAACGCCTTCGCGGAGCGTGTGGCCACCCTCGGCGACCTGCGCAACCTTCGTTAG
- a CDS encoding PAS domain S-box protein — translation MTGMTINRERRKDPPSKAIKVLLVEDNPGDVGLMQAMFEGTRSAQFETQVVGRLRDAIASLEEGRPDVILLDLGLPDSFGLNTLEQMLGHTSNVPVIVLTGTSDEELGDLAVSLGAQDYLVKGEVDIFALERSLRYAIQRMKTLEELRESNERYVSLFKKNHAVMFLVDPQTHKVVDVNQAAIDYYGFPSGSFIGMDLGEIAPLEMQGDTREEGMALPPSTGGTFAKHRLADGQVRDIEEMVAPIHLNGQMYLCSIVHDVTDRTRAEEERERLSDEVREQKWLLQNVIENAPVGILVLSGPEMRIKWVNQAFVDIFDQQLVDDIQDKRLDEISFPLPEMNAEIREIIKENIPIERDLEMCAQNGTVRHIHFSAVPFPLKGEGGALAIITDISERVNARKRIEDMAARAELEKRRVQTILDSLPVGVMVADQSGKVIERNVMVDSILGDKLLKLPLGNGHAEFKAWWSDNGLVVRNEDWPLIQSVKKGKTTVGAALDIIRLDGSRGTILNSASPLRDGQGKIIGGVTVLQDITRQRILEHDAIEAKEQAELYIDLLSHDISNMNMAISSYLETAMNKLALEGKHAHLLTEPQEILRDSNHLIENVRKIQQIDSHEVKHSLVDLGWLLEDVRVEYEKFAEAGVKITYQTSIKKFVLASGLLKDVFSNLIMNAVKHSDGQVEIDITLSKVFEDGREYYKTAVEDNGPGIPDEQKSKLFQRARKGRSKTKGAGLGLYLVKKVVEDINGRVWLEDRVPGDHTKGTRFVVLLPAVTSDAKPMA, via the coding sequence ATGACAGGTATGACTATAAACAGGGAAAGGAGGAAGGATCCTCCATCGAAGGCCATCAAGGTCCTTCTTGTGGAGGATAATCCCGGAGATGTAGGTCTGATGCAGGCCATGTTCGAAGGGACCCGTTCAGCCCAGTTCGAGACACAGGTAGTGGGTCGACTCCGGGATGCCATCGCTTCACTCGAGGAAGGCCGCCCTGACGTGATACTGCTGGACCTAGGACTGCCCGACTCTTTCGGTCTGAACACCCTCGAGCAGATGCTTGGCCACACATCGAACGTTCCGGTGATAGTCCTCACCGGGACCAGCGACGAGGAGCTGGGAGACCTGGCCGTTTCCCTGGGGGCCCAAGACTACCTGGTTAAGGGGGAGGTGGACATCTTCGCCCTGGAACGCTCCCTCCGTTATGCTATTCAGAGAATGAAGACCTTAGAGGAACTGAGGGAGAGCAACGAGCGGTATGTCAGTCTCTTCAAGAAGAACCATGCTGTAATGTTCCTGGTAGATCCCCAGACCCATAAGGTGGTCGATGTCAACCAGGCCGCCATCGACTACTATGGCTTCCCCTCGGGGTCATTCATAGGCATGGACCTGGGAGAGATAGCCCCTCTGGAGATGCAGGGGGATACGAGGGAGGAGGGCATGGCCCTTCCCCCCTCTACCGGGGGAACCTTTGCGAAGCATCGTCTGGCCGATGGCCAGGTGCGGGACATCGAGGAGATGGTCGCGCCCATTCACCTCAACGGTCAGATGTACCTCTGCTCCATCGTGCACGATGTCACCGACCGTACACGCGCCGAGGAGGAGAGAGAGCGCCTGTCCGATGAGGTAAGGGAGCAGAAGTGGTTGCTGCAGAACGTCATCGAGAACGCTCCCGTGGGGATACTGGTATTGTCCGGTCCGGAGATGAGGATCAAGTGGGTCAACCAGGCCTTCGTGGATATATTTGATCAGCAACTGGTCGACGACATCCAGGACAAGAGGCTGGATGAGATATCTTTTCCCCTGCCCGAGATGAATGCCGAGATCAGGGAGATCATCAAGGAGAATATCCCCATCGAAAGGGACCTGGAAATGTGCGCCCAAAACGGGACCGTTCGCCATATCCACTTTTCAGCGGTCCCTTTTCCGCTGAAGGGCGAAGGCGGGGCCCTGGCAATCATCACCGATATCTCTGAGCGGGTGAACGCCCGTAAGAGAATCGAGGACATGGCAGCACGCGCGGAGCTGGAAAAAAGGCGCGTCCAGACCATCCTCGACAGCCTTCCGGTGGGGGTCATGGTGGCGGACCAAAGCGGGAAGGTCATCGAGAGGAACGTGATGGTGGACTCCATCTTGGGAGATAAGCTGTTGAAGCTTCCGCTGGGCAACGGGCACGCGGAGTTCAAGGCCTGGTGGTCGGACAACGGCCTGGTGGTTCGGAACGAGGACTGGCCGCTCATCCAGTCTGTGAAGAAGGGGAAGACCACCGTGGGAGCGGCGCTCGACATCATCCGCCTTGACGGTTCCAGAGGCACGATACTAAATTCCGCATCCCCCCTCCGGGACGGCCAGGGTAAGATAATCGGCGGGGTCACCGTTCTTCAGGACATAACGCGGCAGAGAATATTGGAGCATGATGCCATAGAGGCCAAGGAGCAGGCCGAGCTGTACATCGACCTCCTGTCGCACGATATCAGCAATATGAATATGGCTATCTCCAGCTACCTGGAGACGGCGATGAACAAACTGGCCCTGGAGGGCAAGCACGCTCACCTGTTGACCGAACCTCAGGAGATCCTGAGGGACAGCAACCACCTTATTGAGAACGTTCGCAAGATTCAGCAGATCGACAGCCATGAGGTCAAGCACTCCCTGGTGGACCTCGGCTGGCTGCTGGAGGACGTCCGGGTGGAGTACGAGAAATTTGCCGAGGCGGGGGTCAAGATAACGTATCAGACCTCGATCAAGAAGTTCGTCCTGGCGAGCGGACTGCTCAAGGACGTCTTCTCCAACCTCATCATGAACGCCGTAAAGCATTCCGATGGTCAGGTGGAGATAGACATCACCCTCAGCAAGGTGTTCGAGGACGGCCGCGAATACTATAAGACGGCAGTCGAGGACAATGGACCGGGGATACCTGACGAGCAGAAGAGCAAGCTGTTCCAGAGGGCCCGCAAGGGCCGCAGCAAGACCAAGGGCGCAGGCCTAGGCCTTTACCTTGTGAAGAAGGTGGTCGAGGATATCAACGGCCGGGTATGGTTGGAGGACCGCGTGCCCGGGGACCATACCAAGGGGACGAGGTTCGTGGTCCTCCTGCCCGCCGTCACCAGCGACGCCAAACCTATGGCCTAA
- a CDS encoding Asp-tRNA(Asn)/Glu-tRNA(Gln) amidotransferase GatCAB subunit C gives MDKETVLKVARVARLKLTDEELERFAADLEDILTAFSVLDEAPGAEDFDLGPIKVEDVLRDDEVTTNADASELREVMGTKDDWVRGPRLS, from the coding sequence ATGGACAAGGAGACCGTTCTTAAGGTGGCCAGGGTGGCCAGGTTGAAGCTCACCGATGAAGAGCTGGAGCGTTTTGCTGCCGACCTCGAGGACATCCTGACGGCCTTCTCCGTACTGGACGAGGCGCCCGGCGCTGAGGACTTTGACCTCGGGCCCATCAAGGTGGAGGATGTCCTCCGCGATGATGAGGTTACCACGAACGCCGATGCTTCAGAGCTGCGCGAGGTCATGGGCACCAAGGATGATTGGGTCAGGGGGCCGCGCCTCTCATGA
- the gatA gene encoding Asp-tRNA(Asn)/Glu-tRNA(Gln) amidotransferase subunit GatA gives MSFFPSAAWLKDLDERHLLFTERLEDPLAFEGGQFHFSAKDNLCARDFQARAGSLVLKGYRPPFDATPIKRLRENGGLLLGKTNMDEFGFGSFSTNSAYGIPRNPFDIERCCGGSSGGAAAAACLIPDHLALGVSTGGSISCPSSFCGVVGLTPTYGRVSRWGLIDYGNSLDKVGLISRTVRDIEQYLPVMAGPDPRDPTSLVQPALDLRGEVRTIGVPAEARTGLSPEVAGAFEEALRELQRTGIKVREVRMPSLRFAISTYYILATSEASTNLARYCGMRFGAMNEEFDQGFNDFFSDTRSRDFGTEAKRRILLGTFSRMVGFRNKYYVKALQVRKQIIGEYQKVMEDCDVVLTPTMPFVAPRFDEIEMMRPLEMYQADYLTCPPNLTGMPHLSMPCGYAHSMPIGMQAVAPHWKEGTLLSLARSWEGIFHYRFPEVAE, from the coding sequence ATGAGCTTCTTCCCCAGCGCCGCCTGGCTGAAGGATCTGGATGAGAGGCATTTGTTGTTCACCGAACGTCTGGAGGACCCTTTGGCGTTCGAAGGTGGGCAGTTCCATTTTTCGGCGAAGGACAATCTCTGTGCCCGGGACTTCCAGGCACGGGCTGGGAGCCTTGTCCTCAAGGGCTATCGCCCACCGTTCGATGCTACCCCCATCAAGAGGCTGCGAGAGAACGGCGGGTTGTTGCTGGGAAAGACCAACATGGACGAGTTTGGATTCGGCAGCTTCTCCACGAACTCCGCCTACGGTATCCCTCGCAATCCATTCGACATCGAGAGGTGCTGTGGGGGCTCCTCGGGAGGCGCCGCTGCCGCGGCCTGTCTGATACCTGACCATTTGGCGTTGGGAGTGAGCACCGGAGGTTCCATATCCTGCCCCTCCTCCTTCTGCGGGGTGGTCGGCCTTACCCCGACCTATGGCAGGGTCTCGCGTTGGGGCCTCATCGACTACGGCAATTCCCTGGACAAGGTGGGGCTCATCTCCAGGACGGTCAGGGACATAGAGCAATACCTCCCGGTCATGGCGGGCCCGGACCCCCGGGACCCTACCTCCCTGGTTCAGCCAGCTCTCGATCTCCGCGGCGAGGTCAGGACCATCGGGGTTCCTGCAGAGGCCCGCACTGGCCTCAGCCCAGAGGTTGCCGGGGCCTTCGAGGAGGCCCTCAGGGAACTCCAGAGGACTGGCATTAAGGTGCGCGAGGTCCGCATGCCGTCCCTGCGCTTCGCCATTTCCACCTACTATATCCTGGCGACCTCGGAGGCCTCCACCAATCTGGCCCGCTACTGCGGTATGCGCTTCGGGGCCATGAACGAGGAGTTCGATCAGGGCTTCAACGACTTCTTTTCCGATACGCGCTCCCGTGACTTCGGGACAGAGGCCAAGAGGAGGATATTGCTAGGCACCTTCTCGCGGATGGTGGGCTTCCGGAACAAGTACTATGTCAAGGCCCTGCAGGTAAGGAAACAGATAATCGGAGAATATCAGAAGGTCATGGAGGATTGCGACGTGGTGCTCACACCCACCATGCCCTTCGTGGCCCCCCGTTTCGATGAGATCGAGATGATGAGACCCCTGGAGATGTATCAGGCGGACTATCTGACCTGCCCTCCTAATCTTACAGGAATGCCCCACTTGTCCATGCCCTGCGGCTACGCTCACAGCATGCCCATCGGAATGCAGGCCGTGGCCCCCCACTGGAAAGAAGGGACCTTGCTCTCGCTGGCCCGTTCCTGGGAGGGTATCTTCCACTATCGGTTCCCGGAGGTGGCGGAATGA
- a CDS encoding tetratricopeptide repeat protein — MAEETADKLMKQAYQLLNEGDYQKAYSKFDKATKVDAGNAEAWFGKAEAAALVPKVKTEDILAAYKKAAELDPKNPLYHSSMGSFCVEAGLFNDAEAAYKKAAELDPENAAYYYSEFGVEYFKRAPVVMEAYMDDKTEEMVMKKSLKYLLLSIGLTESDALELLQRK; from the coding sequence ATGGCTGAAGAGACGGCTGACAAGCTCATGAAACAGGCTTATCAATTGCTCAACGAGGGCGATTATCAGAAGGCTTATTCCAAGTTCGATAAGGCGACCAAGGTCGATGCCGGCAACGCCGAGGCCTGGTTCGGAAAGGCCGAGGCCGCGGCCCTGGTGCCCAAGGTCAAGACCGAGGACATACTGGCCGCGTACAAGAAGGCCGCCGAGCTGGACCCCAAGAACCCCCTGTACCATAGCTCCATGGGCTCGTTCTGCGTGGAGGCCGGACTGTTCAACGATGCCGAGGCCGCGTACAAGAAGGCCGCCGAGCTGGACCCCGAAAATGCGGCCTATTACTACTCGGAGTTCGGGGTGGAGTACTTCAAGCGCGCACCTGTGGTCATGGAGGCTTACATGGACGACAAGACCGAGGAGATGGTCATGAAGAAGTCCCTGAAGTATCTCCTGCTCTCCATCGGACTGACGGAGAGCGACGCGCTGGAGCTTCTGCAGAGGAAGTGA